From a region of the Lactuca sativa cultivar Salinas chromosome 4, Lsat_Salinas_v11, whole genome shotgun sequence genome:
- the LOC111913806 gene encoding J domain-containing protein required for chloroplast accumulation response 1 isoform X1 — translation MERVGRSEHVSMRFGHSQRSFENGASSSDMAHVKNHDNDDDNDVDFDDVFGGPPTRTRYSFGGGRIKSSEESTSSPSGLGERPVFGESYSSPRRPTSDDFYNDIFRSSSESVRSPRWSSPTPGSRSLSPTHPKIEPFANSIPTEFSLPPRMNKAVDIPVFGSNPHSSTTILSRFSSPTPKGRDVFGNNQEQQSTEKETGHKSNPRTARTGSPSNEFHFSIHKWANVGVPLLMSLRGSKVTAISMDTMQDSSFQNDKLSTEKEDINPPSATLMESIEKETSIMKQQVNETKEQGYEEAASIDVEKKETMSGVIGKKKVEVKKMNKSVIGSPKNRVKGMVKDFFKISNQEKSPPKTKTNVVHGSLSSRWKTTAKNRTHEEVSGNQENVEMAKNASNKTFDSEIPEDIMKMVPDDDDDNDDDDDASTTIPLDNKAPKENIKIKIIPDASSTTKNEKIVPDVSRTTSLNSKMPSENVKMAPDASFMVGEKIKKSNTNKPKFPQNRPIRKLEDIYFQKEASPAFESVPHVSKVNIENTDDPSLDNFHVEELPPVEAELLKTQEESLDTKGLDSKIHLWSSGRKGNIRSLLSTLQLVLWADSGWKPVALVDIIEANAVKKAYNRAMLCLHPDKLQQKGADSNKKYMAEKVFDILQEAWDHFNSLGTLV, via the exons ATGGAGAGAGTTGGTCGGAGTGAGCATGTGTCGATGCGGTTCGGTCATTCACAGAGATCGTTCGAAAATGGAGCAAGTTCTTCTGATATGGCGCATGTGAAGAACCACGACAACGACGACGACAACGATGTCGATTTCGATGACGTGTTTGGCGGACCTCCGACGCGGACGAGGTACAGTTTTGGTGGTGGAAGAATCAAGTCGTCGGAGGAGTCCACCAGTTCTCCGTCTGGATTGGGTGAACGGCCGGTTTTCGGTGAGTCGTATAGTTCGCCGAGAAGACCTACCAGTGATGATTTCTACAACGATATTTTCAGGAGTAGTAGCGAGTCTGTTCGCTCGCCGAGATGGTCTTCTCCGACGCCTGGTTCGAGATCGTTAAGCCCTACTCACCCTAAAATTGAGCCCTTCGCCAATTCAATTCCTACTGAATTCAG CCTGCCTCCCAGGATGAACAAAGCCGTAGACATTCCTGTATTTGGTTCAAATCCACATTCATCCACCACCATTCTCTCTAGATTTTCAAGCCCAACACCCAAAGGGCGGGATGTTTTTGGAAACAATCAAGAACAACAATCCACAGAAAAGGAAACAGGCCACAAATCAAACCCTAGAACAGCAAGAACAGGATCTCCAAGTAACGAATTTCACTTCTCTATACACAAATGGGCCAACGTAGGTGTTCCATTACTCATGTCTCTTCGTGGTAGTAAAGTTACTGCCATATCCATGGATACCATGCAAGATTCTTCTTTCCAAAATGATAAATTATCTACAGAGAAAGAAGATATCAACCCTCCTTCTGCAACTTTAATGGAATCCATTGAGAAAGAAACTTCAATAATGAAACAACAAGTTAATGAAACCAAAGAACAAG GTTATGAAGAGGCTGCTTCCATCGATGTGGAAAAGAAAGAAACAATGAGTGGTGTTATTGGTAAGAAGAAAGTTGAGGTGAAAAAGATGAATAAATCTGTTATTGGATCACCTAAAAATCGAGTCAAAGGAATGGTCAAAGATTTCTTCAAGATATCAAATCAAGAAAAAAGTCCTCCAAAGACCAAAACAAATGTTGTCCATGGAAGTTTAAGCTCTAGATGGAAGACAACTGCAAAAAACCGAACTCATGAAGAAGTCAGTGGTAATCAAGAAAATGTAGAAATGGCAAAAAATGCTTCAAATAAAACATTTGATAGTGAAATACCTGAAGATATTATGAAAATGGTgcctgatgatgatgatgataatgatgatgatgatgatgcttcaACCACAATACCATTGGATAATAAAGCGcctaaagaaaatataaaaataaaaataataccaGATGCTTCATCTACAACAAAAAATGAGAAAATAGTTCCAGATGTTTCAAGAACTACATCATTGAATAGCAAAATGCCTtcagaaaatgtgaaaatggctCCAGATGCTTCATTTATG GTGGGGGAAAAAATTAAGAAGTCCAACACCAACAAGCCAAAATTTCCACAGAATCGTCCAATTAGAAAGCTCGAAGATATTTACTTTCAAAAGGAAGCTTCACCCGCTTTTG AATCAGTTCCTCATGTCTCCAAGGTTAATATTGAAAATACAGACGATCCCTCCTTAGATAACTTCCAC GTAGAAGAATTGCCTCCTGTTGAGGCCGAACTTTTAAAAACACAAGAAGAGTCTCTCGACACTAAA GGTTTGGACTCGAAGATCCATCTATGGTCAAGTGGAAGAAAAGGAAACATTCGCTCACTTCTCTCCACTTTACAACTT GTGCTTTGGGCAGATAGTGGATGGAAGCCGGTGGCACTTGTTGATATAATAGAAGCAAATGCGGTGAAAAAAGCGTACAATCGAGCAATGTTATGTTTGCACCCGGATAAATTACAGCAAAAAGGCGCGGATTCGAATAAAAAATATATGGCGGAGAAGGTGTTCGATATACTTCAG GAGGCGTGGGATCATTTCAACTCACTTGGTACTCTCGTTTGA
- the LOC111913806 gene encoding J domain-containing protein required for chloroplast accumulation response 1 isoform X2 → MERVGRSEHVSMRFGHSQRSFENGASSSDMAHVKNHDNDDDNDVDFDDVFGGPPTRTRYSFGGGRIKSSEESTSSPSGLGERPVFGESYSSPRRPTSDDFYNDIFRSSSESVRSPRWSSPTPGSRSLSPTHPKIEPFANSIPTEFSLPPRMNKAVDIPVFGSNPHSSTTILSRFSSPTPKGRDVFGNNQEQQSTEKETGHKSNPRTARTGSPSNEFHFSIHKWANVGVPLLMSLRGSKVTAISMDTMQDSSFQNDKLSTEKEDINPPSATLMESIEKETSIMKQQVNETKEQGYEEAASIDVEKKETMSGVIGKKKVEVKKMNKSVIGSPKNRVKGMVKDFFKISNQEKSPPKTKTNVVHGSLSSRWKTTAKNRTHEEVSGNQENVEMAKNASNKTFDSEIPEDIMKMVPDDDDDNDDDDDASTTIPLDNKAPKENIKIKIIPDASSTTKNEKIVPDVSRTTSLNSKMPSENVKMAPDASFMVGEKIKKSNTNKPKFPQNRPIRKLEDIYFQKEASPAFESVPHVSKVNIENTDDPSLDNFHVEELPPVEAELLKTQEESLDTKGLDSKIHLWSSGRKGNIRSLLSTLQLVLWADSGWKPVALVDIIEANAVKKAYNRAMLCLHPDKLQQKGADSNKKYMAEKVFDILQAWDHFNSLGTLV, encoded by the exons ATGGAGAGAGTTGGTCGGAGTGAGCATGTGTCGATGCGGTTCGGTCATTCACAGAGATCGTTCGAAAATGGAGCAAGTTCTTCTGATATGGCGCATGTGAAGAACCACGACAACGACGACGACAACGATGTCGATTTCGATGACGTGTTTGGCGGACCTCCGACGCGGACGAGGTACAGTTTTGGTGGTGGAAGAATCAAGTCGTCGGAGGAGTCCACCAGTTCTCCGTCTGGATTGGGTGAACGGCCGGTTTTCGGTGAGTCGTATAGTTCGCCGAGAAGACCTACCAGTGATGATTTCTACAACGATATTTTCAGGAGTAGTAGCGAGTCTGTTCGCTCGCCGAGATGGTCTTCTCCGACGCCTGGTTCGAGATCGTTAAGCCCTACTCACCCTAAAATTGAGCCCTTCGCCAATTCAATTCCTACTGAATTCAG CCTGCCTCCCAGGATGAACAAAGCCGTAGACATTCCTGTATTTGGTTCAAATCCACATTCATCCACCACCATTCTCTCTAGATTTTCAAGCCCAACACCCAAAGGGCGGGATGTTTTTGGAAACAATCAAGAACAACAATCCACAGAAAAGGAAACAGGCCACAAATCAAACCCTAGAACAGCAAGAACAGGATCTCCAAGTAACGAATTTCACTTCTCTATACACAAATGGGCCAACGTAGGTGTTCCATTACTCATGTCTCTTCGTGGTAGTAAAGTTACTGCCATATCCATGGATACCATGCAAGATTCTTCTTTCCAAAATGATAAATTATCTACAGAGAAAGAAGATATCAACCCTCCTTCTGCAACTTTAATGGAATCCATTGAGAAAGAAACTTCAATAATGAAACAACAAGTTAATGAAACCAAAGAACAAG GTTATGAAGAGGCTGCTTCCATCGATGTGGAAAAGAAAGAAACAATGAGTGGTGTTATTGGTAAGAAGAAAGTTGAGGTGAAAAAGATGAATAAATCTGTTATTGGATCACCTAAAAATCGAGTCAAAGGAATGGTCAAAGATTTCTTCAAGATATCAAATCAAGAAAAAAGTCCTCCAAAGACCAAAACAAATGTTGTCCATGGAAGTTTAAGCTCTAGATGGAAGACAACTGCAAAAAACCGAACTCATGAAGAAGTCAGTGGTAATCAAGAAAATGTAGAAATGGCAAAAAATGCTTCAAATAAAACATTTGATAGTGAAATACCTGAAGATATTATGAAAATGGTgcctgatgatgatgatgataatgatgatgatgatgatgcttcaACCACAATACCATTGGATAATAAAGCGcctaaagaaaatataaaaataaaaataataccaGATGCTTCATCTACAACAAAAAATGAGAAAATAGTTCCAGATGTTTCAAGAACTACATCATTGAATAGCAAAATGCCTtcagaaaatgtgaaaatggctCCAGATGCTTCATTTATG GTGGGGGAAAAAATTAAGAAGTCCAACACCAACAAGCCAAAATTTCCACAGAATCGTCCAATTAGAAAGCTCGAAGATATTTACTTTCAAAAGGAAGCTTCACCCGCTTTTG AATCAGTTCCTCATGTCTCCAAGGTTAATATTGAAAATACAGACGATCCCTCCTTAGATAACTTCCAC GTAGAAGAATTGCCTCCTGTTGAGGCCGAACTTTTAAAAACACAAGAAGAGTCTCTCGACACTAAA GGTTTGGACTCGAAGATCCATCTATGGTCAAGTGGAAGAAAAGGAAACATTCGCTCACTTCTCTCCACTTTACAACTT GTGCTTTGGGCAGATAGTGGATGGAAGCCGGTGGCACTTGTTGATATAATAGAAGCAAATGCGGTGAAAAAAGCGTACAATCGAGCAATGTTATGTTTGCACCCGGATAAATTACAGCAAAAAGGCGCGGATTCGAATAAAAAATATATGGCGGAGAAGGTGTTCGATATACTTCAG GCGTGGGATCATTTCAACTCACTTGGTACTCTCGTTTGA